Proteins co-encoded in one Arachis stenosperma cultivar V10309 chromosome 7, arast.V10309.gnm1.PFL2, whole genome shotgun sequence genomic window:
- the LOC130941544 gene encoding uncharacterized protein LOC130941544 codes for MGCAGSSQSKPDGAAKKIRKPKPWKHPQPITKTQLIQLRDEFWDTAPHYGGRKEIWDALRAAAEADLTLAQAIVDSAGVIVQSSDLTVCYDERGAKYELPKYVLSEPTNLIRDS; via the exons ATGGGTTGTGCTGGATCCTCACAGTCCAAGCCTGATG GGGCAGCGAAAAAGATCCGGAAGCCTAAGCCTTGGAAGCATCCTCAGCCAATAACAAAGACTCAGCTAATACAACTGCGCGATGAGTTCTGGGACACAGCTCCCCACTATGGTGGCCGTAAAG AGATTTGGGATGCTCTTCGAGCTGCTGCTGAGGCTGATCTAACTTTAGCACAAGCGATTGTGGATAGTGCCGGGGTTATTGTCCAGAGTTCGGATTTGACAGTATGCTATGACGAAAGAG gagcaaagtatgaactaccAAAGTATGTATTGAGTGAGCCAACTAACCTGATTCGGGACAGTTAA